The segment TTAGTATTCAATAGTATATGTAAGAGAATAGTCTTGCtactaaatgttttaaaaatgaaaccCACTGCTTTATAACACCTagtatattaactctttctctcctaattaactataccatcattgattataccttattaaattaaattaatttcttgctttttaaactttgtgttatataaaaagtgcatgcattctcctataattctataccaaaagtaatgttttctgattacaaacaaaaatgttattgaagtttaatcataacagggtagaatgtacaaatgtgaaaaataaacaattctgtcagaacgtggaaaaataattacagagataaaaaagagttaatacatttttaattttacatctaaataaaGCATTTTATTTAGGCTTCACTTGTTTAACATTTcaaatgacattttgttttttgcactaaacacaaaaatatttttagctttcttTTGACAGCCCAACACTCAGGGTAGTCTTGTTCTACTTTAAATTTTTTGAAATAGTGACCAGATGAGTGCTTGTACCAATGTCTAAAAACATGCAAGAACTCACACTGGAAATGTGTTTTTCAGCATGACCTTTCTTAGTTTAGAAAGATTAACTGAAAGCTAATTAGTAAacgatttaaaaataaatttagggttttaaaattgaaattaaGGTCACAAGGAAATCTCCTCAAGATTTAATGAAAAGGAATAACTAAATATTAATACATACGCATTGACTGGGTCAAAAGGGCGTCCACTATAGGAATCTGAATGATGCTCAGCTGCTTTGATCACCCTTTGTGTGTCGTAGAGTAGAAACAAGCTAAAGAGTACCAGACCTCCATAAATACTGATTGAATATAAACTGGCACCAAGAGCAGTGGTTGGTGGGAAGAAGCTTGAACctgcagacagacagaaaagtgACTCAATAACAAAGTTTTATGTCAATGTTGTCCACAATGAGAATAATTTAAAACACTAAACTATGaatgaaaaaacattttgagatTGTATATGAGACTTGAAAATGCTAAGTCTCCATTTAGCATGTGGCTAAGGTAAATATTACTGCAGAGATATTTAGTTGTATGGATCATCTTGTATTAAGAGATGATGGTTGTAACTAACAACATTGCAATAGGTCAAACAGCAGCATTAAGaaaaatgaagcaaaaaaaaagtcttacatGAATCAttggaataattgtgcaaaaggaGCAGTAAGATTTGTcataattaaattgtaaaattatAACTGATCCAAATTTTGCATGATTTACCTAGTGATGCAAAAGGAGCAGTAAGATTTGTCataattaatttgtaaaattataacTGATTCAAATTTTGCATGATTTACCTAGTGATGCAACAAAGACAACACCCAGTCCAGCTCCTAGTAATCCACCCATGTTAAGAAACTTTTCACTTGGAGCACAGACGGCAACAGCAGACAAGCCTGgaagtgaaaacaaaatttatatggatatagattatttatttcaatgcaTTCATGATGAAGTCTGATAACTTAGTTAACTTCATTAATTAGTATGTGGAGAGAGTCAAATCATGGAAATGACCAAATGCTTGTGAATTAGACTAACTGcataatagaatagaatagcctACCTCCTACAACACCTGCAGTGTACCAGGCAGCTCTCATCAACAAGGGGCCACCCAGAAGTGTCAAAGGGGCAACAACAGCTCCCATCACGCCAACATGCAGCAACCAACTCATTTGTTTAGTCCCAAATCCTGGACTGTAAGGAATGGACCTACAAAGCACACCTGTTCCAATCATAGCAGCAATAGTACCACCGATAGACTGTAGAAGACAATTGTAGGAAAACAGACTTACAAAGATTCAAGATCCTAGCATGCTTATTTAGCATTAATTTGTTAAATAGTCAAATatacacatttgtttttaaataataggaatgaaaataatgataaaatattttcttactaAGAGAGAGTTGCTCATCATAAAATTCATAATAGCTGGACTTCTGCTAACAGCTACAGCTGCGAGGGCTGTTACAGCAATACTTCCACCAAAGTACATGTAAGTATCTCTGATGCGCTTCCTTACATATTGGGGCC is part of the Biomphalaria glabrata chromosome 2, xgBioGlab47.1, whole genome shotgun sequence genome and harbors:
- the LOC106074548 gene encoding growth hormone-inducible transmembrane protein-like; translation: MMLLSRLVCGKVPVKVVLSGLSRQPIKLSALNNNVRLYVSESKSGIGRYAKRKTLKESLMSPASETPFNLGKGLVAGGAVVGIGALCFYGLGLSSSPGALDRAVVWPQYVRKRIRDTYMYFGGSIAVTALAAVAVSRSPAIMNFMMSNSLLSIGGTIAAMIGTGVLCRSIPYSPGFGTKQMSWLLHVGVMGAVVAPLTLLGGPLLMRAAWYTAGVVGGLSAVAVCAPSEKFLNMGGLLGAGLGVVFVASLGSSFFPPTTALGASLYSISIYGGLVLFSLFLLYDTQRVIKAAEHHSDSYSGRPFDPVNASISIYIDALNIFIRIAMMLANGGNRKK